The segment CCACTTGCGACACCATTTAGTACATCAATTGAGTTTATTGTATTTCCCATGATTGGAATCATAAATACAACTAATGCCATGTAAAGTAATGGAATTGATACCGAACCAAATAATGGAAAGTCCAAGTTTGAATCATATGCACCAAGTAAGAGTATTGGAGCTGCACAGAATGCAAGTGCAAGAGGTTTAAACCAACCACCCATAGTTTTTTTGTCATCAATAAGACCAACAATAAACGCAAAGAAAGTTGTTAGAATAACAGCTAGTATTTCAGAGATAGGGAAAAATACATACAAAATTATCAATGATAATTCTATTCCAACAATTATTGATAGGCCTCCAGGTCTTGCAATCATTGTTTTTTCTTTTTTGTTTGCATCAACTACTGTTATGTTACGTTTTTCTAGAGCACGAATTACAAAAGGTGTCAAACCATATACAGAGAAAAATGCAACGACTATTGCAATTATTGCTGGGATTATTAGTTGTTCCAATTATTTGACCTTTTTTTCTACTTGAGACTTGATACTTTTTGCAAGAATCATACCAATTTTATCTATTGCTGCTAATTTCTCAAGAGGCGCTTTTTTGAGTGTGGTTTTGTTTTTGTAGCCATTTTTGTATAAAATTTGAGCACGAACTCGTCCAATTTGTTTAATTTTTACCAATTCAAGATATTTTTCTGGAACACCATGAACTACTTGTAGTCTGAGTAGATCTGATTCGTCAATGAGATTTTGGTATTCAGATACAATCTTTTTTTGTTCATTTTCTTTAGCGTGATCTCTCCAAAATTTAACAATCTCAGTAAAAGTATAGACCAAATCTTTTGCATTTTCTTTAATATAGAATATATCACCAGGTTCAGCATCAAAGTGTTCTGACATATCTTGGTAAGTCATGGCATCAATCCACTTGTAAAGAATTAACAAACTTTTGAAGCAGTCCTCGTCTGAAAATTTTTGTTGTGTGTATAATTTTTCATTTTTATTAATTAAATCATCCATATCTTCTTGATATTTATCAGGTACTGGAAACTGTGAATAAAATTCTGGGAGATTTGTAATCATATGCAATATTCCAAATGTATGTTTTGTTCCTCTTACATAATCTTCAACATAACCAGTCATATCAAAGGCAGTTTTTGGATCAATTCTTAAATAAAAAACTCTAATACCAAATTTTGTAGGTTCAAAACCATTGTCATCAGTAATCATTCCATATTCTTTTAATTTTTCAAGTTGTTTTGTTATCTTTTTTTCTAACACAGAATCATTTGATAGTTGGTATGCAGCAAAAGTTTGTGAAAAGAATTTAATTATTTTTTCATAAGATGTTGGCTTAAATTTAGATGCTGTAAAAATAAATCCAAGTAAATTAATTCTTAATGAACTATCTTCATCCAAAGTTTTTGATTCTAATGGTTCAGGTTCACCATCAACATAATGTTCTAATATTTCATCAGGATATCCTTTTGAAATGATTATTGATTCTCCCATATCATCATATTGGGGTCTACCAGCTCTTCCACACATTTGTTTATATTCTAAAATACTAATTTTTTCTAAACCATTGTTTGTATATCTCATAACACTTGGAATTAC is part of the Candidatus Nitrosopelagicus brevis genome and harbors:
- a CDS encoding MraY family glycosyltransferase, with translation MEQLIIPAIIAIVVAFFSVYGLTPFVIRALEKRNITVVDANKKEKTMIARPGGLSIIVGIELSLIILYVFFPISEILAVILTTFFAFIVGLIDDKKTMGGWFKPLALAFCAAPILLLGAYDSNLDFPLFGSVSIPLLYMALVVFMIPIMGNTINSIDVLNGVASGFITIASFALSISLFILQNYEVAIISLCLAFSSLAFYKYHKFPSKIFPGDSGAITFGAAYGAIAIIGSVEVIAAIAILPAIINSFLFLSSVKKVVEHREIKNPTSHTDDWKLKSTSENHAPITLVRLLIAKKPLSEKQIGTEIFKLAIFSGILAIITAFMMGVNV
- a CDS encoding DEAD/DEAH box helicase — its product is MKISKLDLKPEVIDFLTSQGYEKLFEPQEEAVKAGLFDDKKNILVTIPTASGKTLIAMLATLSHLSKHKTKVVYLTPLRALTSEKFEEFKKLEKFNLGRKIKVALSTGDSKEKKEKLEDADVIFLTNESMDANMAFQQDWIYDIGLVVSDEIHLIGDDTRGPTLEIVLTRLRSGFIGKNPPRIIGLSATISNSDELADWLDCDLVESTFRRVPLSEAVYSRHIITNQDREETEGNLSNDRQESRHQKDWIGLGLDTVDDGDQCLIFAMTRKNAVAWAKEAGRDVVKMLNENQKKELEKISKKILPKDSYDNTKLTTELAQMVKNGTAFHHAGLDQRCRTIIETEYKNRHIKFLTATPTLAAGVNLPARRVVIPSVMRYTNNGLEKISILEYKQMCGRAGRPQYDDMGESIIISKGYPDEILEHYVDGEPEPLESKTLDEDSSLRINLLGFIFTASKFKPTSYEKIIKFFSQTFAAYQLSNDSVLEKKITKQLEKLKEYGMITDDNGFEPTKFGIRVFYLRIDPKTAFDMTGYVEDYVRGTKHTFGILHMITNLPEFYSQFPVPDKYQEDMDDLINKNEKLYTQQKFSDEDCFKSLLILYKWIDAMTYQDMSEHFDAEPGDIFYIKENAKDLVYTFTEIVKFWRDHAKENEQKKIVSEYQNLIDESDLLRLQVVHGVPEKYLELVKIKQIGRVRAQILYKNGYKNKTTLKKAPLEKLAAIDKIGMILAKSIKSQVEKKVK